The sequence ACCTGCTAATTTGTAAAGAGCCTCCTTTGCTGACCATAATTTAGTGACTACATCAGGATTTGTGCAATCGAACAACTGCATTTCTCTTTCGGACAAAAATTTCGATTTGATCTTGAGGATGTTTTTCCTTGGGAACTCTATGTCTAGCCCAACGCTGTGATTCTTATTTATTGCCAGTCCAACTGTGTCACCAGAATGACTAACAGAAATAAAACCTTCACCTTTAATAAATGGTGCGCCATTAGGGTCATAGAGTATTTGATCAGCCCCAAGGTTTCTACACCTTAATATTCGAGTAGCCACAAATTCTCTCTTTCGCCCAATATTTTTGAAGGTGTGATATCGCTCAATTTCAATTGGAGTAAGGTTTT comes from Flavobacteriales bacterium and encodes:
- a CDS encoding 4'-phosphopantetheinyl transferase superfamily protein — protein: MDFKTNRIQCNTTEIFLLTYEDFDPSSYIENLTPIEIERYHTFKNIGRKREFVATRILRCRNLGADQILYDPNGAPFIKGEGFISVSHSGDTVGLAINKNHSVGLDIEFPRKNILKIKSKFLSEREMQLFDCTNPDVVTKLWSAKEALYKLAGRKEILFIEELLLSKTEDGLLSGTIINPDHELYVKLDIFERNGMFITINTDEVERNK